The following proteins are co-located in the Noviherbaspirillum sp. UKPF54 genome:
- a CDS encoding PP0621 family protein, producing MKLLFWALVVLAVLWLLRSKKSTGTPAAAGAAPDNGAETMVQCAHCGVHVPASESILAASGAAYCTEEHRLRHAS from the coding sequence ATGAAGCTGCTCTTCTGGGCGCTGGTCGTGCTGGCCGTGCTCTGGTTGTTGCGAAGCAAGAAAAGTACGGGCACCCCGGCTGCTGCCGGCGCTGCCCCGGACAATGGTGCGGAGACGATGGTGCAATGCGCGCATTGCGGTGTCCATGTGCCGGCTTCGGAATCGATCTTGGCAGCGTCAGGGGCAGCGTATTGCACTGAAGAACACCGCCTGCGGCATGCGTCCTGA
- a CDS encoding inner membrane protein YpjD, translating into MYTYFFVLAALLYVVCGFLPSRHRVALSAGTALAWLLHGGALWADMIAPGTLRIGFAIVLSATLWVSVAAYWLENRNFSLDGLRVLVLPTAAVAVILPVVFPGSVVPLEGKSSLFPWHIAIAILAYSTLTIAAFHAVLMAIQESRLHAPSEAAKGGWLDAAIDRLPALLTMERLLFRLITFGFGLLTLTVLSGVVFSEQLFGMAFKWDHKTIFTMLSWALFGLLLAGRVWRGWRGKTALRFTLTGFATLLLAYVGSRFVLEVVLHRGLA; encoded by the coding sequence ATGTATACATACTTCTTTGTTCTGGCGGCGCTGCTTTATGTCGTCTGCGGATTTTTGCCGTCGCGGCACCGCGTCGCGCTTTCGGCCGGCACCGCGCTCGCCTGGCTGCTGCATGGCGGCGCCTTGTGGGCGGACATGATCGCCCCGGGCACCTTGCGCATCGGCTTTGCGATCGTGCTGTCGGCGACACTGTGGGTATCGGTCGCCGCCTACTGGCTGGAAAACCGCAATTTTTCGCTGGACGGTTTGCGCGTGCTGGTGCTGCCGACGGCCGCTGTCGCCGTCATCCTGCCCGTCGTGTTCCCGGGCAGTGTCGTGCCGCTGGAAGGTAAATCTTCCTTGTTCCCCTGGCATATCGCCATTGCGATCCTGGCCTACAGCACGCTTACCATCGCTGCATTTCACGCCGTGTTGATGGCAATCCAGGAGTCGCGGCTGCATGCGCCGTCGGAAGCGGCAAAAGGCGGCTGGCTGGATGCAGCGATCGACCGCTTGCCGGCCTTGCTGACGATGGAGCGTTTGCTGTTTCGCCTGATTACGTTCGGCTTCGGCTTGCTGACCCTGACGGTGCTGTCGGGCGTGGTGTTTTCGGAGCAATTGTTCGGCATGGCGTTCAAATGGGACCACAAAACCATTTTCACCATGCTGTCCTGGGCCTTGTTCGGGCTGTTGCTGGCCGGGCGCGTCTGGCGCGGCTGGCGCGGCAAGACGGCGCTGCGGTTTACGCTGACCGGTTTCGCCACCTTGTTGCTGGCCTACGTCGGTAGCCGCTTTGTGCTGGAAGTGGTGCTGCACCGGGGGCTGGCATGA
- the ffh gene encoding signal recognition particle protein — MLDNLTQRLAKVVKTMRGEARLTEANTAEMLREVRLALLEADVALPAVREFIARVKEKAMGEEVIGSLTPGQALVGVVQRELAAIMGADLGPDASQLNFATQPPAVILMAGLQGAGKTTTVGKLAKYLREQKKKKVLTVSADVYRPAAIGQLQTVTSQVGADFFPSSATDKPVAIAQAALDYAKKHYHDVLIVDTAGRLGIDEAMMQEIAALHAALQPIETLFVVDAMLGQDAINTAKAFNDALPLTGVVLTKLDGDARGGAALSVRHITGKPIKFAGVAEKLDGLEAFDPQRMANRILGMGDILALVEEAKKGVDIAAAKDLADKVKAGGKFDLNDFKAQISQMKKMGGLSGLMDKLPAQFQQAAGNADMSQAEKQVRRMEGIINAMTPAERAKPELIKASRKRRIAAGAGVQVQEVNRMLSQFEQMQSMMKKLKGGGMMKMMRSMKGMMPGMR; from the coding sequence ATGCTAGACAACCTGACCCAACGACTGGCCAAAGTCGTTAAAACGATGCGCGGCGAAGCGCGCCTGACCGAAGCCAATACCGCCGAGATGCTGCGCGAAGTGCGCCTGGCGCTGCTGGAAGCCGACGTCGCCCTGCCCGCGGTGCGCGAATTCATCGCGCGCGTCAAGGAAAAGGCGATGGGCGAAGAAGTGATCGGTTCGCTCACGCCCGGCCAGGCGCTGGTGGGCGTGGTGCAGCGCGAGCTGGCGGCGATCATGGGTGCCGATCTCGGCCCGGACGCATCACAGCTGAATTTCGCCACCCAGCCTCCGGCCGTCATCCTGATGGCCGGTCTGCAGGGTGCCGGCAAGACCACCACCGTCGGCAAGCTCGCCAAATACCTGCGCGAGCAAAAAAAGAAAAAGGTGCTGACCGTCTCCGCCGACGTTTATCGTCCCGCCGCGATCGGCCAGTTGCAGACAGTCACCAGCCAGGTCGGCGCCGACTTCTTCCCCTCCTCGGCGACCGACAAGCCCGTCGCGATCGCGCAGGCCGCCCTCGATTACGCGAAAAAGCATTACCACGACGTGCTGATCGTCGATACTGCCGGTCGCCTCGGCATCGACGAAGCGATGATGCAGGAAATCGCCGCGCTGCACGCCGCGCTGCAACCGATTGAAACGCTGTTCGTGGTCGACGCCATGCTCGGCCAGGATGCGATCAACACTGCCAAGGCTTTCAACGATGCCCTGCCGCTGACCGGTGTGGTGCTGACCAAGCTCGACGGCGACGCCCGTGGCGGCGCTGCGCTGTCAGTACGGCACATCACCGGCAAGCCCATCAAGTTCGCTGGCGTGGCCGAAAAGCTGGACGGCCTGGAAGCGTTCGATCCGCAGCGCATGGCCAACCGCATTCTCGGCATGGGCGACATCCTGGCGCTGGTCGAGGAAGCGAAAAAAGGCGTCGACATCGCCGCCGCCAAGGACCTGGCGGACAAGGTCAAGGCCGGCGGCAAGTTCGACCTGAACGACTTCAAGGCCCAGATCAGCCAGATGAAGAAGATGGGCGGCCTGTCCGGCCTGATGGATAAACTGCCGGCGCAGTTTCAGCAGGCCGCCGGCAACGCCGACATGTCGCAAGCCGAAAAGCAGGTGCGTCGCATGGAGGGCATCATCAATGCGATGACGCCGGCCGAGCGCGCCAAGCCGGAACTGATCAAGGCCTCCCGCAAGCGCCGTATCGCCGCCGGCGCCGGCGTGCAGGTGCAGGAAGTCAACCGCATGCTGTCGCAGTTCGAGCAGATGCAGTCGATGATGAAAAAGCTCAAGGGCGGCGGCATGATGAAGATGATGCGCAGCATGAAGGGCATGATGCCCGGCATGCGCTGA
- a CDS encoding SWIB/MDM2 domain-containing protein — protein sequence MATAKKPAAKTAAKKPAAKKAAAKPAAKKAAPAKKAAPAKKAAAKPVAKKAAAKPAAKKAAPAKKAAAKPVAKKAVAKPAAKAKVARKPNAAFMKPLTPSETLGAVIGANPLPRTEVTKKVWDYIKKNKLQDEANKRMINADDKLKAVFGGKKQVSMFEMTKLISSHLQ from the coding sequence ATGGCAACAGCCAAAAAACCAGCGGCCAAGACAGCCGCCAAGAAGCCCGCTGCGAAGAAAGCCGCAGCAAAACCAGCAGCAAAGAAAGCAGCTCCTGCCAAGAAGGCCGCTCCGGCCAAAAAGGCGGCAGCCAAGCCCGTAGCGAAGAAGGCAGCCGCCAAGCCGGCAGCGAAGAAAGCCGCTCCGGCCAAGAAGGCAGCCGCCAAGCCGGTAGCGAAGAAGGCAGTCGCCAAGCCGGCAGCCAAGGCGAAAGTCGCGCGCAAGCCGAATGCCGCCTTCATGAAGCCGCTGACACCGTCGGAAACCCTCGGTGCGGTTATCGGTGCCAATCCGCTGCCGCGCACGGAAGTCACCAAGAAGGTCTGGGACTACATCAAGAAGAACAAGCTGCAGGACGAAGCGAACAAGCGCATGATCAATGCCGATGACAAGCTCAAAGCCGTGTTTGGCGGAAAGAAGCAAGTGTCGATGTTCGAAATGACCAAGCTCATTTCCAGTCACTTGCAATAA
- a CDS encoding lytic transglycosylase domain-containing protein: MRQLSRRLAVAAAALVLCGAAAAGNQKEEALADSVRIALSKAVADARPPRPQFSDIDERIKYLRWLGDMSERLKKKLPDWQLRKEFLETAWYEAKRAGLDPALVLGLIQVESAFRKYAVSQVGAHGFMQVMPFWTRVIGDGDRRKLFHMQTNLRYGCSILRMYLDMEGGNLYLALGRYNGSRGRPEYPNAVLAAWKKWETRPDATTVEYRPDQKAVTVR, encoded by the coding sequence GTGAGACAATTGTCGCGCCGGCTGGCCGTCGCGGCGGCTGCGCTCGTTTTATGCGGCGCCGCGGCGGCCGGCAACCAGAAGGAAGAGGCGCTGGCCGATTCGGTACGTATCGCGCTGTCCAAGGCGGTAGCCGACGCGCGCCCGCCGCGTCCGCAGTTTTCCGATATCGACGAGCGCATCAAGTATCTGCGCTGGCTGGGCGACATGTCCGAGCGGCTGAAAAAGAAGCTGCCAGACTGGCAATTGCGCAAGGAGTTCCTCGAAACCGCCTGGTACGAGGCCAAGCGCGCTGGACTGGATCCGGCGCTGGTGCTTGGCCTGATCCAGGTCGAGTCGGCCTTTCGCAAGTATGCGGTGTCGCAGGTGGGAGCGCATGGCTTCATGCAGGTCATGCCGTTCTGGACGCGCGTCATCGGCGACGGCGACCGCAGGAAGCTCTTTCACATGCAGACCAACCTGCGCTATGGCTGCTCGATTTTGCGCATGTATCTCGACATGGAAGGCGGCAATCTGTATCTTGCGCTCGGCCGCTACAACGGCAGCCGTGGAAGGCCTGAATACCCGAACGCAGTCCTGGCCGCCTGGAAGAAGTGGGAAACCAGGCCGGATGCGACGACGGTCGAGTACAGGCCGGATCAGAAGGCTGTCACGGTGCGATGA
- a CDS encoding proline--tRNA ligase, producing the protein MRASRFFISTLKEAPSDAEIISHKLMMRAGMIKRLGSGIYTYMPMGLRIIRKVENIIREEMNRAGAIELLMPVVQPAELWQETGRWDKMGPELMRVKDRHGREFAIQPTSEEVITDVVRTEVKSYRQLPLNFYHIQTKFRDERRPRFGLMRGREFTMKDAYSFDRDVAGMQQSYKIMYDAYVRIFDRFGLQFRAVAADNGAIGGSGSHEFHVIADTGEDALVYCPNSDYAANIEAAEAVAPSAPRAAASDALIKTPTPGKAKCEDVAALLGLPLSRTVKSIVLAVDREGADAEVWLLMLRGDHDLNEVKASKIPGLGAYRFATEAEIVEHFGTRPGYLGPIGTKKPVKVVADRTVAAMSDFVCGANEEDFHYTGANWGRDLPEPMVADLRNVVAGDASPDGQGVLAIQRGIEVGHVFQLGTRYSEDMKATYLDESGKPQLMQMGCYGIGVTRILGAAIEQNFDDKGIIWPSAIAPFEVVLCPMGYDRSETVKAETDKLYAALQAAGVDVILDDRGERPGVMFADWELIGVPHRVVIGERGLKEGKLEYQGRRDAAATAVAVADMADFVKARIAS; encoded by the coding sequence ATGCGCGCATCACGATTTTTTATTTCTACGTTAAAAGAAGCTCCGTCCGACGCCGAGATCATCAGTCACAAGCTGATGATGCGCGCCGGGATGATCAAACGCCTCGGGTCAGGCATCTACACTTATATGCCGATGGGCTTGCGCATCATCCGCAAGGTGGAAAACATCATCCGTGAAGAGATGAACCGCGCCGGCGCCATCGAGCTTTTGATGCCGGTGGTGCAGCCGGCCGAACTGTGGCAGGAAACCGGCCGCTGGGACAAGATGGGCCCGGAACTGATGCGCGTGAAGGACCGTCACGGTCGCGAATTCGCTATCCAGCCGACGTCCGAGGAAGTAATCACCGACGTGGTGCGTACCGAGGTCAAGTCGTACCGCCAGCTGCCGCTCAACTTCTACCACATCCAGACCAAGTTCCGCGACGAGCGCCGTCCGCGCTTCGGCCTGATGCGCGGGCGCGAATTCACGATGAAGGATGCGTATTCGTTCGACCGTGACGTGGCCGGCATGCAGCAGTCTTACAAGATCATGTACGACGCCTATGTCCGCATCTTCGACCGCTTCGGCCTGCAGTTCCGCGCGGTTGCGGCCGACAATGGCGCGATCGGCGGCTCCGGCTCGCACGAGTTCCACGTGATCGCCGACACTGGCGAGGACGCGCTGGTGTACTGCCCGAATTCCGATTATGCGGCCAACATCGAGGCGGCCGAGGCGGTCGCTCCATCCGCGCCACGCGCGGCTGCGTCCGATGCGCTGATCAAGACACCGACCCCGGGCAAGGCTAAGTGCGAGGATGTTGCCGCTCTGCTCGGGCTGCCCTTGTCGCGGACGGTCAAGTCGATCGTGCTGGCGGTGGACCGGGAGGGCGCGGACGCGGAAGTCTGGTTGCTGATGCTGCGCGGCGACCATGACCTGAACGAGGTCAAGGCCAGCAAGATTCCGGGTCTGGGCGCCTATCGCTTCGCGACCGAGGCGGAAATCGTCGAGCACTTCGGCACCCGGCCCGGCTATCTCGGCCCGATCGGCACCAAAAAGCCGGTCAAGGTCGTCGCCGACCGCACCGTCGCTGCCATGAGCGATTTCGTGTGCGGCGCCAATGAGGAGGATTTCCACTATACCGGCGCCAATTGGGGGCGCGACCTGCCCGAGCCGATGGTGGCGGACCTGCGCAACGTGGTTGCCGGCGACGCTTCGCCGGATGGCCAGGGCGTGCTGGCGATCCAGCGCGGCATCGAGGTCGGCCACGTGTTCCAGCTCGGCACCCGCTACTCGGAAGACATGAAGGCGACCTACCTCGACGAGAGCGGCAAGCCGCAATTGATGCAGATGGGCTGCTACGGCATCGGCGTCACTCGCATCCTGGGCGCGGCGATCGAACAGAATTTCGACGACAAGGGCATTATCTGGCCAAGCGCGATTGCGCCGTTCGAGGTGGTGCTGTGCCCGATGGGCTACGACCGCAGCGAAACGGTGAAGGCTGAAACGGACAAGCTGTACGCCGCGCTGCAGGCGGCCGGCGTCGATGTCATCCTGGACGATCGCGGCGAGCGCCCGGGCGTGATGTTCGCGGACTGGGAGCTGATCGGCGTGCCGCACCGCGTCGTGATCGGCGAACGCGGTCTGAAAGAGGGCAAGCTGGAATACCAGGGGCGGCGCGATGCCGCCGCTACCGCGGTGGCGGTGGCGGACATGGCGGACTTCGTGAAAGCGCGGATCGCGTCGTGA
- a CDS encoding RNA pyrophosphohydrolase, translating into MLDREGFRPNVGIILLNTRNEVWWGKRVREHSWQFPQGGIKFGETPEQAMYRELEEEVGLKAEHVKIIGRTRDWLRYEVPDRFIKREIRGHYRGQKQIWFLLRMVGRDCDINLRCTDHPEFDAWRWHDYWVPLDVVIEFKREVYQKALQELSRFLSRPSPHGTHRHGARYLRQNHTGGRGATEEQAATAKPNIEE; encoded by the coding sequence ATGCTGGATCGTGAAGGCTTCCGCCCGAACGTCGGCATTATCCTGCTTAACACCCGTAACGAGGTGTGGTGGGGGAAGCGGGTGCGCGAGCATTCGTGGCAGTTTCCGCAGGGCGGCATCAAGTTCGGTGAAACGCCCGAGCAAGCAATGTATCGCGAGCTGGAAGAAGAAGTCGGACTGAAGGCGGAACACGTCAAGATCATCGGGCGTACCCGCGACTGGCTGCGTTATGAAGTGCCGGACCGTTTCATCAAACGCGAAATCCGCGGTCATTACCGGGGACAGAAACAGATCTGGTTCCTGTTGCGCATGGTCGGACGCGACTGCGACATCAACCTGCGCTGCACCGATCACCCGGAATTCGATGCGTGGCGCTGGCACGACTACTGGGTGCCGCTCGACGTCGTCATCGAATTCAAGCGCGAAGTCTATCAAAAGGCGCTGCAGGAGCTGTCGCGCTTCCTGTCGCGCCCGTCTCCGCACGGCACCCACCGGCACGGCGCACGCTACCTGCGCCAGAACCATACCGGCGGACGCGGCGCGACCGAGGAACAAGCGGCGACAGCCAAACCTAACATCGAGGAATAA
- a CDS encoding CNP1-like family protein, protein MLLLLTGVSAIHAQPQFEEDFDDQEKPWQEVAVQLPAAPVQDNLLPFFVSATATQSFAIDAKSVSVGADGVIRYTVVASSPAGAKNISYEGIRCATYERKLYAFGQADGSWSRSRRDQWERIGANTANRYHAALFKDYFCNEKSVAGGADDIVRRIRYGKTLTPQ, encoded by the coding sequence TTGCTGTTGCTGCTGACCGGCGTTTCGGCAATTCATGCTCAACCGCAGTTCGAAGAAGATTTTGACGATCAGGAAAAGCCCTGGCAAGAGGTCGCGGTACAGCTCCCGGCAGCACCAGTGCAGGACAATCTACTTCCGTTCTTTGTCAGCGCAACAGCCACCCAGTCGTTCGCCATCGACGCCAAATCGGTTTCGGTTGGCGCGGATGGGGTCATCCGGTACACCGTAGTCGCAAGCAGCCCGGCCGGCGCGAAAAACATCAGTTACGAAGGCATCCGTTGCGCGACCTACGAGCGCAAGCTGTATGCATTCGGCCAAGCCGACGGCAGCTGGTCGCGCTCACGGCGCGACCAATGGGAGCGCATCGGCGCCAATACCGCCAATCGCTACCACGCAGCGTTGTTCAAGGATTATTTCTGCAACGAGAAGAGTGTCGCGGGCGGTGCGGACGATATCGTGCGCAGGATCAGGTACGGCAAGACGCTCACGCCGCAATAA
- the proB gene encoding glutamate 5-kinase yields the protein MNSVIQKAKRLIIKVGSSLVTNDGKGLDSSAIAKWAEQIAQLRALGKEVVLVSSGAIAEGMQRLGFDKRPTGVHELQACAAVGQMGLAQIYETSFRHHGIRTAQVLLTHADLADRERYLNARSTLFTLLRLGVVPIINENDTVVTDEIKFGDNDTLGALVANLIEGDALIILTDQKGLYTADPRRDPQAQFVHEAKAGDAALEAMAGGAGTGIGRGGMLTKILAAKRAATSGAHTVIAWGREDQVLTRLAGGEAIGTQLVAQTAHLTARKQWMADHLQTAGKVVLDAGAVQKLTAEGKSLLSIGVIEVSGEFGRGDVITCTDETGRPVARGMSNYASSEARRIMRRPSSEILSILGFVEEPELIHRDNMVLL from the coding sequence ATGAACTCGGTCATCCAAAAAGCCAAACGTCTCATCATCAAGGTCGGGTCGTCTCTCGTCACCAACGACGGTAAGGGACTCGACAGCAGCGCAATTGCCAAATGGGCGGAACAGATCGCGCAACTACGCGCGCTCGGCAAGGAAGTTGTGCTGGTCAGCTCCGGCGCGATCGCGGAAGGCATGCAGCGTCTCGGCTTCGACAAGCGGCCGACCGGTGTGCACGAACTGCAGGCATGTGCCGCAGTCGGGCAGATGGGGCTGGCGCAGATTTACGAAACCAGTTTCCGCCATCACGGAATTCGCACCGCGCAGGTGCTTCTGACGCATGCCGATCTGGCAGACCGGGAGCGCTACCTGAATGCGCGCTCGACGCTGTTTACGCTCTTGCGCCTGGGCGTGGTGCCGATCATTAACGAGAACGATACCGTCGTCACCGACGAGATCAAGTTCGGCGACAACGACACGCTGGGTGCGCTCGTCGCCAATTTGATCGAAGGCGATGCACTGATCATCCTGACCGACCAGAAGGGCTTGTACACCGCCGACCCGCGCAGGGATCCGCAGGCGCAATTCGTGCACGAGGCGAAGGCTGGCGACGCGGCGCTGGAAGCGATGGCCGGTGGCGCCGGCACCGGCATCGGACGTGGCGGCATGCTGACCAAGATCCTGGCCGCCAAGCGAGCGGCGACTTCCGGCGCGCATACCGTCATTGCCTGGGGGCGGGAGGATCAGGTGCTTACGCGTCTGGCCGGCGGCGAGGCGATCGGCACGCAATTGGTTGCGCAAACCGCCCACCTGACCGCGCGCAAGCAGTGGATGGCGGATCATCTGCAGACCGCTGGAAAAGTGGTGCTCGATGCCGGGGCGGTGCAAAAACTCACTGCCGAAGGCAAGTCCCTGCTTTCGATCGGGGTGATTGAAGTGAGCGGTGAATTCGGGCGCGGCGACGTCATTACATGCACCGATGAGACCGGGCGCCCGGTTGCGCGCGGCATGAGCAATTACGCCAGTTCAGAGGCGCGCCGCATCATGCGCCGGCCGTCGAGCGAAATTCTCTCCATCCTCGGGTTTGTGGAAGAGCCGGAGCTGATTCACCGCGATAACATGGTGCTGCTCTGA
- the obgE gene encoding GTPase ObgE — MKFIDEAKIEVIAGDGGNGVASFCREKFRPFGGPDGGDGGKGGSIWAVADRNINTLVDYRYSKLHRAKDGENGRGSDCYGKGADDVTLRMPVGTLVSDYNTGEIIADLTEHGQVVLLAKGGEGGWGNIHFKSSTNRAPRQKTDGKPGEHRELKLELKVLADVGLLGMPNAGKSTFITAVSNARPKIADYPFTTLHPNLGVVRVSHEKSFVIADIPGLIEGAAEGAGLGHQFLRHLQRTRLLLHIVDLAPFDDAVDPVKEAKAIVKELKKYDESLFEKPRWLILNKLDMVPEDVRVKHVKDFVKRFGWKGPVFEISALTRDGCEELVIAIYEYLAAQRQQEFRAEETQMAEEARGIVTIDPDDPRFKVIE, encoded by the coding sequence ATGAAGTTTATCGACGAAGCAAAAATTGAAGTCATTGCTGGTGACGGCGGTAACGGCGTCGCGTCGTTTTGCCGTGAAAAATTCCGGCCGTTCGGCGGTCCGGACGGCGGCGACGGCGGCAAGGGCGGCAGCATCTGGGCTGTGGCCGATCGCAATATCAATACCCTGGTGGATTACCGCTACTCCAAGCTGCATCGGGCGAAGGATGGCGAAAATGGCCGTGGCTCCGATTGCTATGGCAAGGGCGCGGACGACGTGACGCTGCGCATGCCAGTCGGCACGCTGGTTTCCGACTACAACACCGGTGAGATCATCGCTGACCTGACCGAGCATGGCCAGGTCGTGTTGCTTGCCAAGGGCGGCGAGGGCGGCTGGGGCAATATCCACTTCAAGTCTTCCACCAATCGTGCGCCGCGTCAGAAAACCGACGGCAAGCCGGGCGAGCATCGGGAACTGAAGCTGGAGCTGAAAGTGCTGGCAGACGTCGGCCTCCTGGGCATGCCTAACGCCGGAAAGTCGACCTTCATCACGGCCGTGTCGAATGCCCGCCCGAAAATTGCGGATTATCCGTTCACCACACTGCATCCGAACCTCGGCGTGGTTCGCGTCAGCCACGAGAAGAGCTTCGTTATCGCCGACATTCCCGGACTGATCGAGGGCGCCGCCGAAGGTGCCGGACTCGGACACCAGTTCCTGCGCCATTTGCAACGCACCCGCCTGTTGCTGCACATCGTCGACCTGGCGCCGTTCGACGATGCCGTCGACCCTGTCAAGGAAGCGAAGGCGATCGTCAAGGAACTCAAGAAATACGATGAGTCGCTGTTCGAGAAGCCGCGCTGGCTGATCCTGAACAAACTCGACATGGTGCCTGAAGACGTGCGCGTCAAGCATGTGAAGGACTTCGTCAAGCGCTTCGGCTGGAAGGGGCCGGTATTCGAGATTTCCGCGTTGACGCGCGACGGCTGCGAAGAGCTGGTGATCGCGATCTACGAGTATCTGGCCGCGCAGCGCCAGCAGGAATTCCGGGCTGAAGAAACCCAGATGGCAGAAGAGGCGCGTGGCATTGTCACGATCGACCCGGACGATCCGCGCTTTAAAGTCATAGAATAA
- the rpmA gene encoding 50S ribosomal protein L27 — MAHKKGGGTTRNGRDSESKRLGVKVYGGQAINAGGIIVRQRGTKMHAGENVGMGKDHTLFALIDGTVKFVTKGALQRHTVTVVPA, encoded by the coding sequence ATGGCACACAAAAAAGGCGGCGGCACTACGCGCAACGGCCGTGATTCCGAGTCGAAACGACTGGGCGTCAAGGTTTACGGCGGCCAAGCTATCAACGCTGGCGGCATCATCGTTCGTCAACGCGGCACCAAGATGCATGCGGGCGAAAACGTCGGCATGGGCAAGGACCACACCCTGTTCGCCCTGATCGACGGCACGGTGAAGTTTGTCACCAAGGGCGCATTGCAGCGTCATACCGTGACGGTCGTCCCGGCCTAA
- the rplU gene encoding 50S ribosomal protein L21, with product MYAVIKTGGKQYKVAAGEKLKVEQIPADIGSEITLDQVLAVGAGDTIKFGAPLVEGAKVQATVVAHGRHDKVRIFKMRRRKHYQKRQGHRQNYTELQIVSINA from the coding sequence ATGTACGCGGTCATAAAAACCGGCGGCAAACAATATAAAGTTGCTGCTGGCGAAAAACTCAAAGTAGAACAGATACCGGCTGACATTGGTTCCGAAATCACCCTTGATCAAGTGCTCGCAGTGGGCGCTGGTGACACCATCAAATTCGGTGCGCCGCTGGTCGAAGGTGCCAAGGTCCAGGCTACGGTAGTGGCGCACGGTCGCCATGATAAGGTTCGGATTTTCAAGATGCGCCGCCGCAAGCACTACCAGAAGCGTCAAGGCCATCGCCAGAATTACACCGAATTGCAAATCGTCTCGATCAACGCCTAA
- the ispB gene encoding octaprenyl diphosphate synthase — MDAVNAVIRRQLYSEVPLVNQIAEYIISAGGKRIRPVLVLLLANAYGYQGTHHHELAAVVEFIHTATLLHDDVVDESSLRRGRQTANALFGNAASVLVGDFVYSRAFQMMVAVKNMRVMQILADATNVIAEGEVLQLLNMHDPDVTEERYLQVIRSKTAKLFEAAAQLGALIAGASDDAIEAAAEYGRSLGTAFQLIDDVLDYSGNADDIGKNVGDDLREGKPTLPLIYLMQHGTAEQRQLVRSCIETGDEQHFSEILSAITSSGALAYTKGEAEKAALRATNSINSLPHSQFKDSLVQLCAFAVERNH; from the coding sequence ATGGATGCCGTCAACGCGGTAATCCGCCGGCAGTTGTATTCCGAAGTGCCGCTAGTTAACCAAATTGCCGAATACATCATCAGCGCTGGCGGCAAACGAATCCGCCCCGTACTGGTCTTACTGCTCGCAAACGCCTACGGGTATCAAGGCACGCATCACCACGAACTCGCTGCAGTGGTTGAGTTTATCCATACCGCCACGCTGCTGCACGACGACGTCGTTGACGAGTCCTCGCTGCGACGCGGCCGGCAGACCGCGAACGCACTTTTCGGCAATGCCGCCTCCGTGCTGGTCGGCGACTTCGTTTACTCCCGCGCATTCCAGATGATGGTCGCCGTCAAAAATATGCGCGTCATGCAGATCCTGGCGGATGCCACCAACGTGATTGCGGAAGGCGAAGTCCTGCAACTGCTGAACATGCATGACCCCGACGTCACCGAAGAACGCTACCTGCAGGTGATTCGCTCCAAGACCGCCAAGCTGTTCGAAGCGGCCGCCCAGCTCGGCGCGCTGATCGCGGGTGCATCCGACGACGCCATCGAGGCGGCCGCCGAATATGGCCGCTCGCTGGGTACCGCATTCCAGTTGATCGATGATGTGCTGGACTATTCAGGCAATGCCGACGACATCGGCAAAAATGTCGGCGATGACTTACGTGAAGGCAAACCAACGTTGCCACTGATTTACCTGATGCAGCATGGCACGGCCGAACAGCGCCAACTGGTGCGTAGCTGCATCGAAACCGGCGACGAACAGCATTTCAGCGAAATTCTGTCGGCGATTACCAGCTCTGGCGCCCTTGCCTACACTAAAGGGGAAGCGGAAAAAGCTGCCCTGCGCGCGACAAATTCAATTAATTCGCTACCACATAGCCAATTCAAGGATTCTTTGGTACAATTGTGCGCTTTCGCGGTTGAACGCAATCACTGA